From the genome of Pseudomonas migulae:
CAACCATCACCCCGCCGGCACCGGCGTCAATCGCCGCGCGGTACGGGGGCAGGTAGTCCTGGTACATCTTGACCGGGCTCATGTCGACGACGTTGTAGTCGCGACCCCCCTCGACCGCGCCGTACAAGGCAAAGTGCTTGACGCTGGCCATGATGCTGTCGGCCGCGTTCGCGCCGGTGCCCTGGAACGCCTTGACCATCACGCCGGCAATGCGCGACACCAGATAGGTGTCTTCGCCGAAGCCTTCGGAAGTCCGGCCCCAGCGCGGGTCGCGGGAGATGTCGACCATCGGTGCGAAGGTGATGTCGAGGCTGTCCGCCGCGGCTTCCTTGGCGGCGACGCGCCCGGACCGGCCAATGGCGTCCATGTCCCAGCTCGACGCCAGTGCAATCGGGATCGGGAAAATCGTGCGATGGCCGTGGATCACGTCATAGGCGAAGAACATCGGGATCTTCAACCGGCTGCGCATGGCCGCGTCCTGCATCGGACGGTTTTCCGGGCGGGTGATGGAGTTGAACGTACCGCCGATGTTGCCAGCGGCGATTTCCTTGCGGATCAGCTCCCGGGGCATTTCCGGGCCGATGCTGATCAGGCGCAACTGGCCGATTTTTTCATCGAGGGTCATCTGCTTCATCAGGTTGCTGATGAAAGCGTCCTTGTTCTCCAGAGGTGCGGGCGTCGTGGCGGCCAATACGGTATGACTGGCCAGACTGACGAACAGGCCCAGCAAACACAGCTTCTTCATGAATGGTTTTCTCTAAAGCCTAAACGGCAGGGAATACGCGCCGGTCAGCCAAAATTTAGGGAGCGACTATTGTTGTTCAGGTAAATGCAGCACACTTCTGCAGTGTTTTTTTGCGCTGGGGCATCTTTTAGCCCATTGGCTCGATGCAATCCAGTGGCGGCGGCAGATTATGCCCCAAGAGGCCGTTCAGAAGGTCGCTGGTTGTTTTTTCAACGGAATGTACAAGGGAGCATCAAACCAGATGAATGTACGACACCACACTCGGTCGAGCCTGCACGTCGCAGCCTTGATGTTGCTGACCACGTTGCTGGCCGGTTGCGGCATCAACAACATTCCGACCCTCGACGAACAGGCCAAGGCGGCCTGGGGCCAGGTGCAGAACCAGTACCAGCGCCGCGCCGACCTGATCCCCAATCTGGTGGAAACCGTCAAGGGCTATGCCAGGCATGAAGAGGAAACCCTGACCGCGGTGATCGAAGCCCGGGCCAAGGCGACTTCGATCCAGGTGGATGCCAGCACCCTCGACAATCCCGAGAAGCTCAAACAGTTCCAGCAAGCGCAGGATCAGCTGACCGGTGCCTTGAGCCGTTTGATGGTGGTCTCCGAGCGCTATCCGGACCTCAAGGCCAACCAGAATTTCCTGGCGTTGCAATCGCAGCTGGAAGGCACCGAGAATCGCATCGCCGTGGCGCGTCGTGATTTCATCCTCGCGGTGCAGAAGTACAACACCGAAATCCGTACGTTCCCGGGGCGCTTGTGGCACACCGTGATGTACAGCGATCTGCCGATTCGTGAAACCTTCGAAGCCACCAGTCCCGGTGCCGAGAAAGCACCTGAAGTGAAGTTCTGACCGGCTTGCAGCATTACCACGGATGAGGTTGCCAATGCGCGTGTTGAAAGTGGGCCTGGTGCTGTTGCTCTGGGTGTTTGCCCTGACGGCCCGGGCCGAGCTCAAATTTCCGGAGCTGACCGGGCGGGTGGTGGATAACGCCCAAATGATCGAACCCTCAGTGCGCGAGCAGTTGACGCAACAGCTCAACGCCCACGAAAAAGCCACCGGTGAACAATTGGTGGTGGTGACGTTGCCGGACCTGCAGGGCACTGATATTGCGGACTTCGGCTATCAGCTCGGTCGTCATTGGGGCATCGGGCAGAAGGACAAGAACAACGGCGCACTGCTGATCGTCGCGCGCGATGAGCGCCGGTTGCGGATCGAAGTTGGTTATGGCCTGGAAGATCGGCTGACCGATGCGCAGAGTTCGGTGATCATCAACCAGGTGATCACTCCTGCGTTCAAGACCGGCAACTTCAGCAAGGGCATCAGCGACGGGGTCGCGGCGATGCTGGTGGTGTTGGGCGGCAGTCCGCTGGATGAACCGTCGACGGTGTACGACTCCGGCGGCAATCAGGAGAGTGACTTCGTTTCGCAACATCCCGGGGTGTTTGTGTTCCTGGTGTTGCTGTTCATCCTGACGATATTCGTCTTGCAGATGTTCGGGATCCTGCCCGCCGGCCGAGGCGGCTCGGGTGGCTCGAGCGGTGGTTTTGGCGGGGGTGGTTTTGGTGGCGGCGGTGGAGGCGGGGGCTTCAGCGGCGGCGGGGGCAGTTTCGGGGGCGGCGGTTCGTCGGGCGGCTGGTGATAACCCTTCAGATAATAACAATGGCGAGTGAGCACAGTTAAACATGGCACTACTGACTGAACACGAACAACGCAAAGTCGCCGAGGCAATCGCCCGGGTCGAGCGCGACACCGACGCCGAACTGGTGACCGTGCTCGCGGCCCGCGCCGACGACTATGCGTACATCCCGCTGCTGTGGGCCAGTTTGCTGGCGCTGGTGGTGCCGGGTGTCGTGCATTACCTGACCGGCTGGCTGACCATGCACAGCCTGTTGCTGGTGCAGTGGGTCACCTTCATCGTGCTGTGCCTGGTGTTCCGGATTCCGAAAGTCACCACCCATTTGATCCCGCGCTCGGTGCGTCACTGGCGCGCCTCGAACCTGGCGCGTCGGCAGTTTCTGGAGCAGAACCTGCACCACACCGTGGGCAGCACCGGCATGCTGATTTTCGTCTGCGAGGCCGAACGTTATGTGGAAATCCTGGTGGACGAAGGGATTTCCAAACGGCTGGATAACAAGAACTGGGACGCGATTGTCGCGGTGTTCACCCAGCAGGTGAAGCAGGGGCAGACGTTGCAGGGGTTTGTGACGTGCGTCGAGGCGTGCGGCGAGTTGCTCAAGGTGCATGTGCCGGTGACGCATGTGCGGAATGAGTTGCCGAATCGGTTGGTGGTGTTGGGCTGACACACCTTCTGTGGGCGAGAGGGCTTTTGTGGCGAGGGGACTTGTCCCCGTTCGACTGCGAAGCAGTCGTAAATCCGGTTTGCACGGTGTAACTGAAAGAATGCAGGGGGCCGCTTCGCAGCCCAACGGGGGCAAGCCCCCTCGCCACAAAAGCCCCTTCACCACAAAAGCCCCCTCACCACAGGGAACTTCACTCGCCTGAGGATTCTCACCGTTCGGTAAATAACTGCGTGTCCCGAACGGCCATCCCCCCTAAAATACCCGCCATTCCCGATTCGCTCCGCCCGAGGCCGTTTTTTCCATGTCCGTCACCGCCACCCCCGCCAGCCTCGCGCCGGATCACCACGCCCAGTTCATCGACCTGCTGCAAACCAGCCTCGACGCCAACGCCTTCATCAAGCTGGTTCTGGCCAAGTACGTCGGCACCGAAGCGGATCTGCAGCGGCTGATCATCAAGCAACTGACCGTCAAGGATCAGCCTTGCCTGTCCTTCGTCTACCGCTACAAGACCCGCGACATCACCAAGAACCTGCCGCTGGCCGAGGGCGTGGCGACCATCGCTGCGTTGTTGCCAGCCTCGTTCAAAAATGCGCATTTGTTGGCGCTGACTGACGAAGCCCAGCTCGAATACAGCAAAAAGGGCAAGTCTTCGCTGTTCAAGAGCAAACCTCAGCAATTGCGTGAAGTGCCGTCCGCCGAGCACAACCGTGAGAAAAACCGTTTCCTCGACCTCAGCCGGCCGTTCCTCGCCGACCTCGGTGTGACGAACAGCAAGCACGAGCTGATCCCGGCGATGTCGCGCAAGTGGAAGCAGATCAACAAGTTCATCGAAGTCTTCAGCCACGCGCTGACCACTTCGCCGCTGGCGCTGGACAAGCCGGTGCGGGTTGCGGATTTCGGTTCGGGCAAGGGTTACCTGACGTT
Proteins encoded in this window:
- a CDS encoding class I SAM-dependent methyltransferase gives rise to the protein MSVTATPASLAPDHHAQFIDLLQTSLDANAFIKLVLAKYVGTEADLQRLIIKQLTVKDQPCLSFVYRYKTRDITKNLPLAEGVATIAALLPASFKNAHLLALTDEAQLEYSKKGKSSLFKSKPQQLREVPSAEHNREKNRFLDLSRPFLADLGVTNSKHELIPAMSRKWKQINKFIEVFSHALTTSPLALDKPVRVADFGSGKGYLTFAIHDYLRNTLNAEGEVTGVELREDMVTLCNAAAAKLEHPGLVFKCGDVRSVAPSELDVMIALHACDIATDYAIHTGIRSGASIIMCSPCCHKQIRLQIQSPALLKPMLQYGLHLGQQAEMVTDSLRALFLEACGYETKVFEFISLDHTNKNKMILAVKRAEPVDPAQLLVKIQELKDFYHITEHCLETLLRADGYL
- a CDS encoding TPM domain-containing protein — translated: MRVLKVGLVLLLWVFALTARAELKFPELTGRVVDNAQMIEPSVREQLTQQLNAHEKATGEQLVVVTLPDLQGTDIADFGYQLGRHWGIGQKDKNNGALLIVARDERRLRIEVGYGLEDRLTDAQSSVIINQVITPAFKTGNFSKGISDGVAAMLVVLGGSPLDEPSTVYDSGGNQESDFVSQHPGVFVFLVLLFILTIFVLQMFGILPAGRGGSGGSSGGFGGGGFGGGGGGGGFSGGGGSFGGGGSSGGW
- a CDS encoding TPM domain-containing protein; the protein is MALLTEHEQRKVAEAIARVERDTDAELVTVLAARADDYAYIPLLWASLLALVVPGVVHYLTGWLTMHSLLLVQWVTFIVLCLVFRIPKVTTHLIPRSVRHWRASNLARRQFLEQNLHHTVGSTGMLIFVCEAERYVEILVDEGISKRLDNKNWDAIVAVFTQQVKQGQTLQGFVTCVEACGELLKVHVPVTHVRNELPNRLVVLG
- a CDS encoding LemA family protein; protein product: MNVRHHTRSSLHVAALMLLTTLLAGCGINNIPTLDEQAKAAWGQVQNQYQRRADLIPNLVETVKGYARHEEETLTAVIEARAKATSIQVDASTLDNPEKLKQFQQAQDQLTGALSRLMVVSERYPDLKANQNFLALQSQLEGTENRIAVARRDFILAVQKYNTEIRTFPGRLWHTVMYSDLPIRETFEATSPGAEKAPEVKF